From Argopecten irradians isolate NY chromosome 12, Ai_NY, whole genome shotgun sequence, one genomic window encodes:
- the LOC138304987 gene encoding uncharacterized protein — protein MAAATDMIVPPPTVQTKHVAFSGSGEVDSQNALHVNVAVKPAPSVSFQSDLLSRPITHKLSVVPEGEEFEEILREIDKDLEKGNDADAEEDDNEDEDKTLIDDHEDPIFEKIKEKVEKTLERTESVTSLSSAGTDESDGKQILISEHYTSIPFGIQPRATYEHGKKNADIMGLAYNSRMRQFIILDSKGITSWKRDNVEPTE, from the exons ATGGCAGCTGCCACAGATATGATTGTTCCACCTCCCACAGTTCAAACTAAACATGTGGCATTTTCCGGGAGTGGCGAGGTGGATAGTCAAAATGCTCTGCATGTGAATGTAGCTGTAAAGCCAGCCCCCTCCGTCAGCTTTCAGTCAGATTTGCTGTCTCGTCCTATCACACATAAGCTTTCAGTTGTGCCAGAGGGGGAGGAGTTTGAGGAAATTCTAAGAGAAATAGACAAGGACTTGGAAAAAGGAAATGATGCTGATGCAGAAGAagatgataatgaagatgaagACAAAACACTTATTGATGATCATGAAGAtccaatatttgaaaaaataaaagaaaaagttgAAAAAACACTTGAAAGAACTGAATCTGTGACATCACTGTCAAGTGCTGGTACAGACGAAAGTGATGGAAAACAGATCCTTATATCTGAACATTATACAAGTATTCCGTTTGGTATACAGCCTAGAGCAACATATGAGCATGGCAAGAAAAATGCTGACATTATGGGAT TGGCCTACAACAGCAGAATGCGACAGTTTATCATCCTCGATAGTAAAGGAATCACATCTTGGAAGCGAGACAATGTAGAACCAACAGAGTAG
- the LOC138335982 gene encoding uncharacterized protein isoform X1, whose product MVSLSNTQLQLVIAIPDDINDLQNAFDDAFDRYQGMPGTPATLTKDKLYKNDSTNFEGNWQERAIERHMLLRMQKELRCKSAAQKRQAWESQRGGAKRMMSNREVIIDNSSGDGLQQQSGSLTDRPDTYTVAAKRELERLSSLGTYSPGPPRYSPVPPKTVVPQRPHTAFVPLPGPPSVVNKSELKTEKPFRFAISKNAPPSVKPSPRRSVVDFNVEPKMIDPRNPSRTYRPVTSRSIPSKCSRYMLVSRPKERTNFPLPSPIEEQLLADRFPNLGMQVYRHHSDIALRSKKVSYCIEYTPYGSCR is encoded by the exons ATGGTGTCTTTATCAAATACACAACTTCAACTCGTCATTGCCATCCCAGATGACATCAAC GACCTACAGAACGCTTTTGATGACGCCTTTGACCGGTACCAGGGTATGCCGGG AACTCCGGCAACGCTAACGAAAGACAAACTATACAAAAATGACAGTACTAACTTTGAAGGAAATTGGCAGGAGAGGGCTATCGAAAg ACATATGCTGCTCCGAATGCAGAAAGAGTTACGCTGTAAGAGTGCTGCTCAGAAACGTCAGGCGTGGGAGTCTCAGAGAGGAGGCGCCAAAAGGATGATGTCGAATAGAGAAGTTATTATAGATAACTCTTCAGGGGATGGGCTACAGCAACAGTCTG GATCATTGACAGATCGACCAGATACGTATACCGTCGCCGCTAAAAGAGAATTGGAACGCCTGTCGTCCCTCGGAACATACAGTCCTGGGCCACCAAGATACTCTCCCGTTCCGCCAAAAACCGTTGTTCCTCAGCGGCCACACACGGCATTCGTTCCCCTACCCGGACCGCCATCGGTAGTTAACAAGTCTGAACTGAAAACAGAGAAGCCTTTCAG ATTTGCAATCAGCAAAAATGCACCCCCATCAGTTAAACCGTCACCCAGACGGTCTGTGGTGGATTTCAACGTGGAGCCTAAAATGATCGACCCGCGAAACCCCAGCCGAACCTACAGGCCAGTGACAAGTAGATCCATACCAAGCAAGTGCAG TCGCTACATGCTTGTGTCAAGGCCAAAAGAAAGAACAAATTTCCCTCTTCCCTCACCTATAGAGGAGCAACTCCTTGCTGACAGATTTCCTAATTTGGGCATGCAGGTTTATCGCCATCACTCGGACATAGCTCTTCGTTCCAAGAAAGTATCCTACTGTATAGAGTACACCCCGTACGGAAGCTGTAGATAA
- the LOC138335982 gene encoding uncharacterized protein isoform X2, which translates to MPGTPATLTKDKLYKNDSTNFEGNWQERAIERHMLLRMQKELRCKSAAQKRQAWESQRGGAKRMMSNREVIIDNSSGDGLQQQSGSLTDRPDTYTVAAKRELERLSSLGTYSPGPPRYSPVPPKTVVPQRPHTAFVPLPGPPSVVNKSELKTEKPFRFAISKNAPPSVKPSPRRSVVDFNVEPKMIDPRNPSRTYRPVTSRSIPSKCSRYMLVSRPKERTNFPLPSPIEEQLLADRFPNLGMQVYRHHSDIALRSKKVSYCIEYTPYGSCR; encoded by the exons ATGCCGGG AACTCCGGCAACGCTAACGAAAGACAAACTATACAAAAATGACAGTACTAACTTTGAAGGAAATTGGCAGGAGAGGGCTATCGAAAg ACATATGCTGCTCCGAATGCAGAAAGAGTTACGCTGTAAGAGTGCTGCTCAGAAACGTCAGGCGTGGGAGTCTCAGAGAGGAGGCGCCAAAAGGATGATGTCGAATAGAGAAGTTATTATAGATAACTCTTCAGGGGATGGGCTACAGCAACAGTCTG GATCATTGACAGATCGACCAGATACGTATACCGTCGCCGCTAAAAGAGAATTGGAACGCCTGTCGTCCCTCGGAACATACAGTCCTGGGCCACCAAGATACTCTCCCGTTCCGCCAAAAACCGTTGTTCCTCAGCGGCCACACACGGCATTCGTTCCCCTACCCGGACCGCCATCGGTAGTTAACAAGTCTGAACTGAAAACAGAGAAGCCTTTCAG ATTTGCAATCAGCAAAAATGCACCCCCATCAGTTAAACCGTCACCCAGACGGTCTGTGGTGGATTTCAACGTGGAGCCTAAAATGATCGACCCGCGAAACCCCAGCCGAACCTACAGGCCAGTGACAAGTAGATCCATACCAAGCAAGTGCAG TCGCTACATGCTTGTGTCAAGGCCAAAAGAAAGAACAAATTTCCCTCTTCCCTCACCTATAGAGGAGCAACTCCTTGCTGACAGATTTCCTAATTTGGGCATGCAGGTTTATCGCCATCACTCGGACATAGCTCTTCGTTCCAAGAAAGTATCCTACTGTATAGAGTACACCCCGTACGGAAGCTGTAGATAA